From one Microtus ochrogaster isolate Prairie Vole_2 unplaced genomic scaffold, MicOch1.0 UNK99, whole genome shotgun sequence genomic stretch:
- the Timeless gene encoding protein timeless homolog, translating to MNCELLATCSALGYLEGDTYHKEPDCLESVKDLIRYLRHEDETRDVRQQLGAAQILQSDLLPILTQHRGDKPLFDAVIRLMVNLTQPALLCFGSVPKDPSVRHHFLQVLTYLQAYKEAFASEKAFGVLSETLYELLQLDWENRQEEDNLLIERILLLVRNILHVPADLEQEKRIDDDASIHDRLLWAIHLSGMDDLLLFLSSSSAEQQWSLHVLEIVSLMFRDQIPEQLAGVGQGRLAQERSTDVAELEVLRQREMAEKRTRALQRSNRHSRFGGSYIVKGLKSIGERDVIFHKGLHNLQNYSSDLGKQPRRVPKRRQAAQELSVHRRSALNVRLFLRDFCSEFLENCYNPLMGAVKDHLLRERAQQHDETYYMWALAFFMAFNRTASFRPGFVSETLGVRTFHFVEQNLTNYYEMMLTDRKEAASWARRMHLALKAYQELLATVNEMDMSPDEAVRESSRIIKNNIFYMMEYRELFLALFRKFDERYHPRSFLRDLVETTHLFLKMLERFCRSRGNLMVQNKRKKRKKKKKVQDQGVASGNVSAGPGELEAMWPALEEQLLRCAQDPELSVDSVLPFDAASEVPVEEQRVDAMVRIQDCLLAGQAPQALALLRSAREVWPEGSVFGSPLISPGEEMQLLKQILAAPLPRQQEPIEGDAEEEEEEEEEEELQVVQVSEKEFNFLDYLKRFACSTIVRAYVSLLRSYRQNSAHTNHCVAKMLHRLAHDLGMEALLFQLSLFCLFNRLLSDPAAGAYKELVTFAKYILGKFFAMAAVNQKAFVELLFWKNTAVVREMTQGYGSLDSGQRAAAWSAEEEAQLQELYLAHKDVEGQDVVETILAHLKTRTRKQVTHHLVRMGLANSVKDFQRKGTRIVLWTEDQELELQRLFEEFRDSDDVLGHIMKNITAKRSRARIVDKLLAMGLVSERRQLYKKRRKKLEPSSMSNGDESLKDSWQEDPEEEEHSPEESEEDEEKEEGLEAEAVQGSSFFSAEDLGQSLCREGLSAPLLWLQNCLTRAADDREEAGCSQGVPLVPLTEENEEAMENTQFQHLLRKLGMRPPISGQETFWRIPAKLSSTQLRRMAASLNQQEKEEREEERELHPGVPGEQSPSEHRAKALRALLSARKKKAGLVSPEVLCLTATSEEETPGEGERKIVPRKRELLDSDEDDEGQGPAALGTPVIHKKKRFQIEDDDED from the exons ATGAACTGTGAACTTCTTGCCACGTGCAGTGCCCTTGGGTACTTGGAAGGGGACACCTACCACAAGGAGCCAGATTGCTTAG AGAGTGTGAAGGATCTGATCCGGTACTTGAGGCATGAGGACGAGACGAGAGACGTGCGCCAGCAGCTGGGGGCTGCACAGATCCTGCAGAGCGACCTCCTGCCCATCCTCACCCAGCACCGGGGTGACAAGCCCCTCTTCGATGCTGTTATCAG GCTGATGGTGAATTTGACTCAGCCAGCCTTGCTCTGTTTTGGCAGCGTGCCTAAGGACCCCAGTGTGCGGCACCATTTCCTGCAGGTTCTAACTTACCTGCAAGCCTACAAAGAG GCCTTTGCCAGTGAGAAGGCTTTTGGAGTCCTCAGTGAAACTCTGTATGagctgctgcagctg GACTGGGAGAATCGGCAGGAAGAAGACAACTTGCTGATTGAACGGATCCTGCTGTTGGTCAGAAATATTCTCCATGTCCCAGCTGACCTTGAACAGGAGAAG AGGATCGATGACGATGCCAGCATCCATGACCGGCTTCTCTGGGCCATCCATCTCAGCGGCATGGACGACTTGCTCCTTTTCCTGTCCAGCTCCTCTGCTGAGCAGCAGTGGAGTCTGCATGTGCTGGAGATTGTTTCCCTCATGTTCCGAGACCAG ATCCCTGAACAGCTAGCCGGAGTAGGGCAGGGACGCTTGGCTCAGGAGCGAAGCACAGATGTGGCGGAACTGGAGGTTCTGCGGCAGCGCGAGATGGCGGAGAAGAGAACTCGAGCCCTCCAGCGAAGCAACAG gcACTCTCGATTTGGGGGCTCCTACATTGTCAAGGGGCTGAAGTCCATTGGGGAGAGGGACGTCATCTTTCACAAAGGCCTTCACAAT CTCCAAAACTACAGTTCAGatctggggaagcagccccggAGGGTGCCGAAGCGTCGCCAGGCCGCCCAGGAGCTGTCTGTCCATCGCCGCTCTGCCCTCAACGTGAGACTCTTCCTCAGGGActtctgctctgagttcctggAGAACTGTTACAACCCACTCATGGGTGCAGTCAAG GATCACCTGCTTCGGGAGCGAGCCCAGCAGCATGATGAGACCTACTACATGTGGGCTTTAGCGTTCTTTATGGCCTTCAACCGAACTGCCTCCTTCCGCCCTGGGTTTGTCTCCGAGACCCTCGGTGTCCGTACCTTCCACTTCGTGGAGCAGAACCTCACCAACTACTATGAGATGATGCTGACTGACCGCAAGGAGGCCGCGTCCTGGGCACGCCG GATGCATCTGGCTCTAAAGGCCTATCAGGAGCTGCTGGCCACAGTGAATGAGATGGACATGTCCCCAGACGAGGCTGTGAGAGAGAGCAGCCGCATCATCAAAA ACAACATCTTCTATATGATGGAGTATCGAGAGCTCTTCCTGGCGCTCTTCCGGAAATTCGATGAGAGGTACCACCCACGCTCATTCCTCCGTGACCTGGTGGAAACCACACACCTCTTCCTCAAGATGTTGGAGCGGTTCTGTCGAAGCCGTGGGAACCTGATGGTGCAG aacaaaaggaaaaagagaaaaaagaaaaagaaggttcaAGACCAAGGTGTTGCTTCTGGTAATGTCTCAGCTGGTCCTGGGGAGCTGGAGGCCATGTGGCCAGCCCTAGAAGAGCAGCTGCTTCGGTGTGCCCAG GATCCTGAGCTCAGTGTCGACTCCGTTCTTCCCTTTGATGCGGCCTCAGAGGTGCCCGTGGAAGAGCAGCGGGTCGACGCCATGGTAAGGATCCAAGACTGCCTTCTGGCTGGCCAGGCACCACAAGCCCTGGCCCTCCTGCGGTCTGCCCG agAGGTGTGGCCTGAAGGAAGTGTGTTTGGCTCTCCGCTCATTTCCCCAGGGGAAGAAATGCAGTTGCTGAAACAAATCCTGGCTGCGCCCCTTCCGA GGCAGCAGGAGCCGATAGAAGGAgatgcagaggaggaagaggaggaggaggaggaagaggagttgcAGGTGGTCCAGGTGTCGGAGAAAGAGTTTAACTTTCTGGACTACCTGAAACG CTTTGCATGCTCAACCATTGTGCGAGCCTACGTGAGTCTGCTGCGGAGCTACCGGCAGAACAGCGCCCACACCAACCACTGTGTTGCCAAGATGCTGCACCGGCTGGCCCATGACCTGGGGATGGAAGCCCTGCTTTTCCAGCTCTCGTTGTTCTGCCTCTTTAACCGGCTGCTGAGTGACCCAGCTGCTGGAGCCTACAAA GAGCTGGTGACTTTTGCCAAATACATCCTTGGCAAATTCTTCGCAATGGCTGCAGTCAACCAAAAGGCTTTTGTGGAGCTGCTGTTCTGGAAGAACACTGCGGTGGTtcgagagatgactcagggataTGGCTCCCTGGACAGTGG CCAGAGAGCCGCTGCGTGGAGCGCTGAGGAAGAGGCCCAGCTTCAGGAACTGTATCTCGCCCATAAGGATGTGGAAG GCCAAGATGTGGTGGAAACCATCCTCGCGCATCTGAAAACTCGAACACGCAAGCAGGTCACCCACCATCTGGTGCGGATGGGCCTGGCCAACAGTGTCAAGGACTTCCAAAG GAAGGGGACCCGGATTGTCTTGTGGACAGAGGACCAGGAACTGGAACTGCAGCGGCTCTTCGAGGAGTTCCGGGATTCTGACG ATGTTCTTGGTCATATCATGAAAAACATCACAGCCAAACGTTCTCGGGCTCGAATAGTGGATAAACTGCTGGCCATGGGGTTAGTGTCTGAGCGGCGGCAACTATACAAGAAACGAAGAAAGAAGTTGGAGCCCTCTTCCATG TCAAATGGAGATGAGTCCCTGAAAGATTCTTGGCAGGAAGATCCTGAGGAGGAAGAACACTCGCCGGAGGAGagtgaggaagatgaagagaaagaggaaggcttggaagcagaagcagttcAGGGTagctcatttttctctgctgaagACCTTGGCCAGAGCCTGTGTCGGGAAG GCCTCTCCGCCCCCCTCCTGTGGCTCCAGAACTGCCTGACTCGTGCAGCAGATGACCGGGAAGAGGCTG GTTGCTCCCAAGGCGTCCCTTTGGTGCCCCtgacagaagaaaatgaggaagcaATGGAGAACACACAGTTTCAGCATCTTCTGCGCAAGCTCGGGATGCGGCCCCCCATCTCAGGGCAG GAAACCTTCTGGCGGATTCCAGCCAAGCTGAGCTCCACCCAGCTTCGCAGAATGGCAGCATCTTTGAATcaacaagaaaaagaggagagggaagaggagcgAGAGCTTCACCCAGGAGTCCCTGGAGAGCAGAGTCCCAGTGAGCACCGAGCCAAGGCCCTGAGGGCCCTCTTGTCAGCCcggaagaagaaagcaggcctGGTGTCCCCAGAAG TTCTGTGTCTTACAGCCACTTCAGAGGAAGAGACCCCTGGGGAGGGAGAACGGAAAATAGTGCCCAGGAAGCGAGAGCTGCTGGACAGTGATGAAGACGATGAGGGGCAGGGGCCAG CAGCGCTGGGAACTCCAGTAATCCACAAGAAGAAACGGTTTCAAATTGAGGATGATGACGAGGACTGA
- the Mip gene encoding lens fiber major intrinsic protein, with protein sequence MWELRSASFWRAIFAEFFATLFYVFFGLGASLRWAPGPIHVLQVALAFGLALATLVQTVGHISGAHVNPAVTFAFLVGSQMSLLRAFGYVAAQLLGAVAGAAVLYSVTPPAVRGNLALNTLHAGVSVGQATTVEIFLTLQFVLCIFATYDERRNGCMGSVALAVGFSLTLGHLFGMYYTGTGMNPARSFAPAILTRNFSNHWVYWVGPIIGGGLGSLLYDFLLFPRLKSVSERLSILKGARPSDSNGQPEGTGEPVELKTQAL encoded by the exons ATGTGGGAACTTCGGTCTGCCTCCTTTTGGAGGGCTATATTTGCTGAGTTCTTTGCCACCCTCTTCTATGTCTTCTTTGGGCTGGGAGCCTCCCTGCGTTGGGCCCCTGGACCCATACATGTCCTGCAAGTGGCTTTGGCCTTTGGCCTGGCCCTGGCTACATTGGTGCAGACTGTGGGTCACATCAGCGGAGCCCATGTCAATCCTGCGGTCACGTTTGCTTTCCTTGTGGGCTCCCAGATGTCCTTGCTCCGTGCCTTCGGCTATGTGGCAGCTCAGCTTCTGGGAGCTGTGGCTGGAGCAGCTGTGCTGTACAGCGTCACCCCACCAGCTGTCCGAGGAAACCTAGCACTCAACACg CTGCACGCTGGGGTAAGTGTGGGCCAGGCCACCACCGTGGAGATCTTCCTGACGCTCCAGTTCGTGCTCTGCATCTTTGCTACGTACGACGAGAGGCGGAATGGCTGCATGGGCTCTGTGGCCTTGGCTGTTGGCTTCTCCCTCACCCTGGGGCACCTCTTTGGG ATGTATTACACTGGCACAGGGATGAATCCTGCCCGCTCCTTTGCTCCTGCCATCCTCACCCGGAACTTCAGCAACCACTGG gTCTACTGGGTGGGCCCGATCATCGGAGGGGGCCTGGGCAGCCTCCTCTAtgactttctcctcttcccccggCTCAAGAGTGTTTCTGAGAGACTGTCTATCCTGAAAGGAGCCAGACCCAGTGACTCCAATGGACAGCCAGAGGGTACCGGGGAGCCGGTGGAACTGAAGACTCAGGCCCTGTGA
- the Spryd4 gene encoding SPRY domain-containing protein 4 yields the protein MALPSARCWSLCLWGAKRWGVPALVARRGISFKLEEKTAHSSLALFRGDTGVKYGLVGLEPTRVALNVERFREWAVVLADATVTGGRHYWEVTVKRSQQFRIGVADVDMSRDSCVGADDRSWVFSYAQRKWHSMLANEKAPIEGIGHPEKVGLLLDYEAKKLCLVDVSQISVVHTLQTDFRGPVTPAFALWDGELLTHSGLEVPKGL from the exons ATGGCGCTGCCCTCCGCACGTTGCTGGAGCTTGTGCCTCTGGGGAGCCAAGCGATGGGGGGTCCCTGCCCTGGTAGCCCGGAGAG GCATCAGTttcaaactggaagaaaaaactGCCCACAGCAGCCTGGCACTCTTCAGAGGCGACACTGGTGTCAAATACGGCTTGGTGGGATTGGAACCCACCAGGGTGGCCCTGAACGTGGAGCGCTTCCGAGAGTGGGCAGTGGTGCTCGCAGACGCCACAGTCACCGGTGGCAGACACTACTGGGAGGTGACGGTGAAGCGCTCTCAGCAGTTCCGGATAGGAGTGGCAGATGTGGACATGTCCCGGGACAGCTGCGTCGGGGCTGATGATCGTTCCTGGGTGTTCTCCTATGCCCAGCGCAAGTGGCACAGTATGTTGGCTAACGAGAAAGCCCCGATTGAGGGGATTGGGCATCCGGAGAAAGTGGGGCTGCTGCTGGACTATGAGGCAAAGAAGCTGTGTCTGGTGGATGTGAGTCAGATCTCTGTAGTCCACACACTTCAGACAGATTTCCGGGGCCCAGTGACGCCGGCTTTTGCCCTCTGGGATGGAGAGCTGCTAACCCACTCAGGACTAGAAGTGCCCAAAGGTCTCTAA